One region of Mucilaginibacter sp. 14171R-50 genomic DNA includes:
- the bcp gene encoding thioredoxin-dependent thiol peroxidase: protein MATLKQGDKAPNFTANDQNGQPVSLSDFKGKNVILYFYPKDDTPGCTAESCDFRDNYQSLLSRGFEVIGVSVDDEKSHKKFETKYQLPFTLIADTDHSIVEAYGVWVEKNMYGKKYMGTARTTFIINGDGIINKVIDKVDTKNSSQQVLDLL, encoded by the coding sequence ATGGCAACTTTAAAACAAGGCGATAAAGCGCCAAACTTTACTGCTAACGATCAGAACGGCCAGCCGGTTTCGTTAAGCGATTTTAAGGGCAAAAATGTCATTCTATACTTTTACCCAAAAGATGATACGCCCGGCTGCACTGCCGAAAGCTGCGATTTCAGGGATAATTATCAGTCGTTGCTGAGCCGGGGGTTTGAAGTAATCGGCGTAAGTGTAGATGATGAAAAATCGCATAAAAAATTCGAGACCAAATACCAACTGCCGTTTACCCTTATTGCTGACACCGATCACAGCATTGTAGAAGCCTACGGCGTTTGGGTTGAAAAAAACATGTATGGCAAAAAATACATGGGCACCGCCCGTACCACCTTTATTATCAACGGCGACGGCATTATCAATAAAGTAATTGATAAGGTTGATACAAAAAATTCATCGCAGCAGGTGCTCGATCTGTTGTAA
- a CDS encoding fumarylacetoacetate hydrolase family protein, with protein MKIIAIGRNYAEHAKELNNPVPTTPVIFMKPDTALLKDNKPFYHPDFSQDIHHEIEIVLKVSKEGKYVSEKFAASYFEEIALGVDFTARDIQTKHKEKGLPWELAKAFDHSAPVSNFLPKDKFADIYNLNFKLDLNGETRQQGNTQNLLFSFERIIAFVSQYITLKKGDLIFTGTPEGVGKVQVGDRLEGFLEGEKLLDFYVK; from the coding sequence ATGAAAATAATAGCTATTGGCCGCAATTATGCCGAGCACGCCAAAGAGTTAAATAACCCCGTGCCCACCACGCCGGTGATATTTATGAAACCGGATACCGCCCTGCTAAAGGACAACAAACCGTTTTACCATCCCGATTTTTCGCAGGATATACACCACGAAATTGAAATAGTATTAAAGGTAAGCAAGGAAGGCAAGTACGTAAGTGAAAAGTTCGCGGCAAGTTATTTTGAAGAAATTGCCCTTGGGGTTGATTTCACCGCGCGCGATATTCAAACCAAACACAAAGAGAAAGGGCTGCCCTGGGAGCTTGCCAAAGCATTTGATCATTCGGCACCGGTAAGCAACTTTTTACCAAAAGATAAGTTTGCTGATATATACAACCTGAACTTTAAACTGGATTTGAACGGCGAAACCCGCCAGCAGGGCAATACTCAAAACCTGCTTTTTTCTTTTGAGCGTATAATCGCCTTTGTATCACAGTACATCACCCTGAAAAAAGGCGACCTGATATTTACAGGTACCCCCGAAGGGGTTGGTAAAGTACAAGTTGGCGATAGATTGGAAGGATTTTTGGAGGGTGAAAAGCTTTTGGATTTTTATGTTAAATAA
- a CDS encoding M23 family metallopeptidase, whose amino-acid sequence MTGRRSLLTVISVLFSVTTHAQDVIQSKQYPKNQFRYPLDLPPSTAGSFGELRPSHFHSGLDFKTNQRIGFPVHAVYDGYISRVRIQFGGFGQALYITHPNGYTSVYGHIDSFTPQVAKYIRDYQYKNQTYEADIAVPQGLFKVQKGDIVAISGNRGASAGPHLHFEIRDSLTEETINPQLFGLTIPDTRPPALTAVGIYHLNGNPFSDKTPKELLALTGSNGNYHLLKPQVLNLSGNTGFGITAYDMTSASMNRNGLYSVELKLDGITMYTFAVERFAFDQTHAINAYIDYPGFISSRQWIQKCFVLPGSRISLYPQSINRGIMAFNDDALHEVQFIVKDIAGNTSTLTLKVQSSTQAANLMPDKPTGTLFRYDKKSEFANDKVRVSVMPGNLYDDLDFQYAALPAKPGALSQTHRIHNKFTPIHDEYDLWIKPDVTLGANAGKAVIVNAASGSIGGTYEDGYVKAKAHTFGDYYIKLDTVAPRITPINIHNGSNLRGIRAIKLRISDNLSGIKSYTGRIDGKWVLMEWDYKTRILSYTFDDTITAGKHTYEFSVTDIKDNVSTFTAEFTR is encoded by the coding sequence ATGACGGGACGGCGAAGCCTGCTGACTGTTATCTCGGTTCTTTTTAGCGTTACCACCCACGCCCAGGATGTTATCCAGAGCAAGCAATACCCAAAAAATCAGTTCAGGTACCCTTTAGACCTGCCGCCAAGTACAGCAGGTTCATTTGGCGAGCTCAGGCCAAGCCACTTCCACTCGGGGCTTGATTTTAAAACAAACCAGCGGATAGGTTTTCCGGTGCACGCCGTTTATGATGGCTATATATCAAGGGTTAGGATACAGTTTGGGGGCTTTGGCCAGGCGTTGTACATTACGCACCCTAACGGCTATACCAGCGTTTACGGCCATATAGATAGCTTTACGCCGCAGGTTGCCAAATACATACGCGATTACCAGTACAAAAACCAAACCTACGAGGCAGACATTGCCGTACCGCAGGGACTGTTTAAAGTTCAAAAAGGAGATATTGTGGCCATATCAGGTAACAGGGGCGCATCTGCCGGCCCGCACCTGCATTTTGAGATAAGAGATAGCTTGACGGAAGAAACCATCAACCCCCAACTGTTCGGGCTCACCATCCCTGATACGCGGCCGCCTGCCCTTACCGCTGTTGGCATTTATCATTTAAACGGCAACCCATTTAGCGATAAAACACCAAAAGAGCTTTTGGCCTTAACAGGCTCAAATGGCAATTATCACTTGTTAAAACCACAAGTACTAAACCTTAGCGGTAACACGGGCTTTGGTATCACCGCTTACGATATGACCAGTGCATCCATGAACCGCAACGGCCTTTATTCGGTTGAGCTAAAGCTGGACGGCATCACCATGTATACCTTTGCTGTTGAGCGGTTCGCATTCGACCAAACGCACGCCATTAATGCCTACATAGACTACCCCGGGTTTATTTCCTCGCGCCAATGGATACAAAAATGCTTTGTACTGCCCGGCAGCCGCATATCCCTGTACCCGCAGTCTATCAACAGGGGTATTATGGCATTTAATGATGATGCCCTGCACGAGGTACAGTTTATAGTAAAGGACATAGCGGGCAATACATCAACCCTCACATTAAAAGTACAATCGAGCACCCAGGCAGCCAACCTTATGCCCGATAAGCCAACCGGAACGTTGTTTCGCTATGATAAGAAAAGCGAGTTTGCCAACGATAAGGTTAGGGTGAGTGTTATGCCGGGCAACTTGTACGACGATCTGGATTTCCAGTATGCCGCCCTACCGGCCAAACCCGGGGCTTTATCGCAAACGCACCGCATTCACAATAAATTTACGCCTATCCACGACGAATACGACCTGTGGATAAAACCCGATGTAACCCTTGGGGCCAACGCGGGCAAGGCCGTGATAGTTAACGCTGCCAGCGGCAGCATTGGCGGCACCTACGAAGATGGGTATGTAAAGGCCAAAGCACATACCTTTGGCGATTATTATATTAAGCTTGATACTGTAGCGCCACGTATTACACCTATAAACATACATAACGGAAGTAACCTGCGTGGCATAAGGGCAATTAAGCTGCGTATAAGCGATAACCTTAGCGGAATTAAAAGCTATACCGGCCGTATTGACGGCAAATGGGTGCTGATGGAGTGGGATTATAAAACTAGAATATTAAGTTATACATTTGACGATACAATAACTGCCGGGAAACATACTTATGAATTTTCGGTAACAGATATTAAAGACAACGTTTCAACATTCACAGCAGAATTTACCAGGTAA
- a CDS encoding KUP/HAK/KT family potassium transporter, whose translation MSNHKDLQKLSASGLLISLGIIYGDIGTSPLYVFKAIIGTNRISETLVLGGVSLIFWTLTLQTTLKYVVITLRADNKGEGGVFSLFSLVRRRAKWLVIPAIIGGCALLADGIITPPITISAAIEGLSSRYHNLPTFYIVVGIITFLFFIQQYGSSIVGRAFGPIMFLWFTMMGVLGISYIVQMPSILKGINPYYAYQLLSSDYNAFVILGAVFLCTTGAEALYSDLGHCGRPNIRATWLYVKPCLLLNYFGQAVWLLQRNGRNDIDLNVFNPFYQIMPPWFLIFGIGIATVAAVIACQAVISSSFTLIAEAVRLNLWPKAKIVYPSDQKGQLYVPSINWVLFAGCLGVMWLFKKSEAMEAAYGLSITVAMMMTTILISNFLRRKKVPMYLIVIFFTMYTVIEGAFLLGNLHKFIDGGWFTLSIGVVLFVVMWTWYSARKIKNRFVKFIEIDDYFDIIKEMSEDQTVPKYASQLVYMTSANFNSEIESKIIYSILQKKPKRADVYWLVHVDVVDEPYKRDYEVDFLIPGKLIRIDFKLGFRVEQQINLLFRKVVEDLVKNGEVDITSRYESLHKHKIVGDFRFVVIEKVLSRSHNLSLYERFIMFIYVQLKKVSLSEERNFGLDLSFVTVEKVPLMLTSPDSVEIHRVN comes from the coding sequence GTGTCGAACCATAAAGATCTGCAGAAACTATCAGCCTCGGGGCTCCTTATTAGTTTAGGAATAATCTACGGGGATATAGGAACATCACCTCTGTATGTTTTTAAAGCCATCATCGGTACAAACAGGATATCTGAAACCTTAGTGCTTGGAGGCGTGTCCCTCATATTCTGGACGCTCACCCTGCAAACCACACTTAAATATGTTGTAATAACCCTACGGGCCGATAATAAGGGCGAAGGCGGCGTTTTTTCGTTGTTCTCGCTGGTGAGACGTCGCGCCAAATGGCTTGTTATCCCCGCTATAATAGGGGGCTGCGCATTACTGGCCGACGGTATTATCACCCCGCCAATTACCATATCAGCGGCAATAGAAGGGCTAAGTTCCCGCTACCATAACCTGCCTACCTTTTATATAGTGGTAGGTATCATTACGTTTTTATTTTTTATACAGCAGTATGGGTCTTCGATAGTGGGCAGGGCATTTGGCCCCATTATGTTCTTATGGTTCACCATGATGGGGGTTTTAGGCATTAGCTACATTGTGCAAATGCCATCGATATTAAAAGGCATAAACCCTTACTACGCCTACCAGCTGCTCAGCAGCGATTATAACGCGTTTGTAATTTTGGGAGCGGTTTTTTTGTGTACTACCGGCGCCGAAGCGCTTTACTCAGACCTTGGCCACTGCGGCCGGCCAAACATACGGGCAACCTGGCTATATGTTAAACCCTGCCTGCTGCTAAACTATTTTGGGCAGGCGGTTTGGCTGTTGCAGCGTAACGGCCGTAACGATATTGACCTGAATGTATTTAACCCCTTTTACCAGATAATGCCACCGTGGTTCCTCATATTTGGTATAGGCATAGCTACGGTGGCGGCAGTTATTGCCTGCCAGGCCGTAATATCAAGCTCGTTCACGTTAATTGCCGAGGCTGTCAGGTTAAACTTATGGCCTAAAGCCAAAATAGTTTACCCGAGCGACCAGAAAGGCCAGCTGTATGTGCCCAGCATTAACTGGGTGCTTTTTGCAGGGTGTTTAGGCGTAATGTGGCTGTTTAAAAAGTCCGAAGCTATGGAAGCGGCTTATGGCCTTAGCATAACCGTAGCAATGATGATGACCACCATCCTTATTTCGAATTTCTTACGGCGAAAAAAGGTGCCCATGTACCTTATTGTGATATTTTTTACCATGTACACGGTTATTGAGGGCGCGTTTTTATTGGGTAACCTGCATAAATTTATTGATGGCGGCTGGTTTACCCTGTCAATAGGCGTGGTACTATTTGTAGTGATGTGGACCTGGTACTCCGCCCGCAAGATCAAGAACCGCTTCGTTAAATTTATCGAGATCGACGATTATTTTGACATTATTAAAGAAATGAGCGAAGACCAGACGGTACCTAAATATGCATCGCAACTGGTTTATATGACGAGCGCAAACTTCAACTCCGAAATAGAATCAAAAATTATTTACTCCATCCTTCAAAAAAAACCCAAGCGTGCCGATGTTTACTGGCTGGTGCATGTTGATGTGGTAGACGAACCTTACAAGCGCGATTACGAAGTTGATTTTCTAATTCCCGGTAAGCTCATCCGCATCGATTTTAAACTCGGGTTCCGGGTAGAGCAGCAAATAAACCTGCTGTTCCGCAAGGTGGTGGAAGATTTGGTAAAGAATGGCGAGGTAGATATTACCAGCCGGTACGAATCGTTGCATAAGCATAAAATTGTCGGCGATTTTAGGTTTGTGGTGATAGAAAAGGTGCTGTCGCGATCGCATAACCTGTCGCTGTACGAACGTTTCATTATGTTTATATACGTGCAACTTAAAAAAGTAAGCTTATCGGAAGAGCGCAATTTTGGCCTCGACCTAAGCTTTGTAACGGTAGAAAAGGTACCGTTAATGCTTACATCACCTGACAGTGTTGAAATACACCGGGTAAATTAA
- a CDS encoding T9SS type A sorting domain-containing protein, with protein sequence MVQRSTFVNSWFTVIVLAIAVNFALAKGVNAQKSDTSYLRSLKSKAKTSYLKTGLHLALPPLKPAAVSTAKINLARPDDKLLTNVQVYPIPVTDVINVKYTVSRSAYVNVNVMDVLGNNVLTLFSQRVDFGDQSISYNISNKLSRGFYFIRIVVGNESVNKRISVL encoded by the coding sequence ATGGTGCAACGATCTACTTTTGTTAATTCCTGGTTTACCGTAATTGTTTTGGCAATAGCGGTGAACTTTGCGCTTGCAAAAGGGGTTAACGCGCAAAAAAGCGATACTTCGTACCTGCGTAGTCTTAAATCAAAAGCGAAAACATCTTACTTAAAAACCGGTCTGCACCTGGCATTGCCGCCGTTAAAGCCGGCCGCCGTATCAACAGCAAAAATTAATCTGGCCCGCCCCGATGATAAGCTGCTTACCAACGTGCAGGTTTACCCCATACCCGTTACCGATGTTATTAATGTAAAGTACACGGTATCGCGCAGTGCATATGTAAACGTAAACGTGATGGATGTTTTGGGCAATAATGTGCTCACCCTGTTTTCGCAAAGGGTTGATTTTGGCGATCAAAGCATCAGCTACAACATCAGCAACAAACTGTCACGCGGTTTTTACTTTATCAGGATAGTGGTTGGAAACGAATCGGTAAACAAGCGCATCTCGGTACTGTAA